From a single Miscanthus floridulus cultivar M001 chromosome 8, ASM1932011v1, whole genome shotgun sequence genomic region:
- the LOC136471912 gene encoding agamous-like MADS-box protein AGL29, whose translation MVKGKSTKGRQRIEMKSIEGEEARQVCFSKRRPSLFKKASELSTLCGAEVAVVTFSPGGKCFSFGHPSTSSVADRFLAVHTLGGHTMGSGSHGSQGSTGRSHEMNQQVMELQQLMETEKKRKERAVEALERESGGPVMQLLNANVGALGIHELEELRKELCMVQDMVKERSRKVLQDAMQTRRLPPQSHMHMVAMPSQVLFGGQRAGTMYTTFPSLSNGLREGLLVNSLLHGSLGGLGNYLNGQFGG comes from the coding sequence ATGGTGAAGGGTAAGTCGACCAAGGGTAGGCAAAGGATTGAGATGAAGAGCATCGAAGGTGAGGAGGCACGTCAGGTATGCTTCTCCAAGCGCCGCCCAAGCTTATTCAAGAAGGCCAGTGAGCTTTCCACCCTATGCGGTGCAGAGGTTGCTGTTGTCACCTTCTCCCCTGGTGGCAAGTGCTTCTCCTTTGGCCATCCCTCTACTTCGTCTGTTGCTGACCGCTTCCTTGCGGTGCACACTTTGGGTGGCCACACCATGGGAAGTGGGAGCCATGGTAGTCAAGGATCGACAGGTAGAAGCCATGAGATGAATCAGCAGGTTATGGAGCTGCAACAATTAATGGAGaccgagaagaagaggaaggagcGGGCAGTAGAGGCTTTGGAGAGGGAGAGTGGGGGACCTGTAATGCAATTGCTGAATGCCAATGTTGGTGCATTAGGGATACATGAGTTGGAGGAGTTGAGAAAGGAGCTTTGTATGGTACAAGACATGGTCAAGGAGAGGTCCCGCAAGGTGCTGCAAGATGCCATGCAAACAAGAAGGCTGCCACCACAATCTCATATGCATATGGTGGCAATGCCCTCGCAAGTTTTGTTTGGTGGCCAGAGGGCTGGAACCATGTATACCACATTTCCCAGTTTGAGCAATGGACTGCGTGAAGGGCTTCTCGTCAACTCTCTGCTTCATGGTTCCCTTGGAGGCCTTGGCAATTACTTGAATGGTCAATTTGGAGGCTGA